In Pirellulales bacterium, a genomic segment contains:
- a CDS encoding HNH endonuclease signature motif containing protein, whose product MRKELRRLAAQRCDYCRMSEAFDPLPFQVDHIIAEQHGGATVLENLAWSRMHCNKRKGPNIAGIDADSGQLAALFHPRRQAGDRHFYWDGPVLRGRTRSARATIAVLGINDPDFVAFRAELMDEGVF is encoded by the coding sequence TTGCGCAAAGAACTGCGTCGCCTTGCCGCCCAGCGCTGCGATTACTGTCGGATGTCCGAAGCATTCGACCCCCTGCCATTCCAGGTCGACCATATCATTGCCGAGCAACACGGCGGCGCGACCGTACTGGAGAACCTTGCCTGGAGCCGCATGCATTGCAACAAACGGAAGGGACCAAACATCGCGGGCATCGACGCCGATTCCGGTCAGTTGGCCGCTTTGTTTCATCCGCGCCGGCAGGCTGGGGACCGGCATTTTTACTGGGACGGCCCGGTCCTCCGCGGCCGCACGCGCTCGGCACGGGCGACGATTGCGGTTCTCGGCATCAACGATCCCGATTTCGTAGCGTTCCGAGCCGAGTTGATGGACGAAGGGGTATTCTAG
- a CDS encoding N-6 DNA methylase, whose protein sequence is MPLEAKPLFRPDVLRTHLAAFPLPHRVEIVAPKLRHWAELLSSRRADSFKEQELLPDFLTDFFCGLLGYTRPADGQPRYTLSREKHVEVDGKFADAVLGDFNGEQRYLVALEGKGPRDPLDRPFAGRRMSAVDQAYRYAINLPCDWIVVTSVRETRLYYKGADQHTYERFDTEQLADDAAHLKRFVFLLGAERVVPAAGRCHLYSLWDESQRVGRELTRDFYQRYADMRQSAFQELARDNPDAPRGDVLAATQKLLDRVLFCAFCEDRGLLPTETIRKAYEHRDPYHPRPIWDNFRGLFDSINGGNAALGIHAYNGGLFAPDPLLDRLRVSDAVCGSFRDLGAYDYRPASQAAQSAAGSSLIDVEILGHIFEQSISDLEKLRSQLSVVSGPSQEDGLPSPSLPTMTAKTPQTARTRRKKEGAFYTPAFITRYIIEQALGGVLKDRFARLRREHEEAAAKKGPARTALADPNVYKLDDLKPAARAALVKFWESWQDELGSVRLLDPACGSGAFLIEAFDQLHAAYQASNDRLQELRGHRTLFDLDKRILENNLYGVDLNEEAIEICRLSLWIKTAERGKVLTSLDHTIRVGNSVVSDPAVYLRAFDWHGEFPEIFGDRNGEGGFDVVVGNPPYVRQELLSDIKPYLERAYRSYHGMADLYVYFYERGLRLLRPGGLLSMIVTNKWMKSGYGEPLRRFFADSAWIESVVDFGHAKQIFEDADVFPSIIVARKPTAALKPKTARLCTIPREQLRVDDLSRQIEHEGVALPLEQLGAETWQLEPQGVGHLLAKLVERGRRLADFAAVEPLSGIKTGLNEAYLIDTQTKEAIVASHAGSAALLKPYLRGQDFSRWSADWAGWWMLVLRSSENFKWPWADQGDSAEAVFAKTYPAIHAHLSQFRGALLNRQDHGRYWWELRSCAYWASFDEAKIMYPEITWRAAWIIDSSGTLCNNTAYFLPSNDSWILAVANAPITWWYAWRTAMHGKDEALRYIKDFVRDLPVPQPDHTQRAEANRTVGQLIQLTRDEHGTLRSLLDWLRVEHEIEKPSQKLQSPFDLDSDAFVGEVQKARGRKNPLSAAGLRGLRDEYERTIEPARRLAVEALSLEHRLSDLVNAAYGLTPDEVALMWATAPPRMPFLSPAQPLPD, encoded by the coding sequence TTGCCCCTCGAAGCCAAGCCGCTGTTCCGTCCCGACGTTCTCCGCACGCACCTGGCGGCCTTTCCGTTGCCCCACCGCGTCGAAATCGTCGCGCCCAAGCTGCGTCACTGGGCCGAGTTGCTTTCTTCACGCCGCGCAGACAGCTTCAAAGAGCAGGAGCTGCTGCCCGACTTCTTGACCGACTTTTTCTGCGGCCTGTTGGGCTACACGCGTCCGGCCGACGGGCAGCCGCGCTACACGCTCTCGCGGGAAAAACACGTCGAGGTCGACGGAAAGTTCGCCGACGCGGTGCTGGGCGATTTCAACGGCGAGCAGCGCTACCTGGTGGCCCTGGAGGGCAAAGGCCCGCGCGATCCGCTCGACCGCCCCTTCGCCGGCCGCCGCATGTCGGCCGTCGATCAAGCCTATCGCTACGCCATCAACCTACCGTGCGACTGGATCGTGGTCACGTCGGTGCGTGAGACCCGCTTGTATTACAAGGGCGCCGACCAGCACACCTACGAGCGTTTCGACACCGAACAGTTGGCCGACGACGCGGCGCACCTCAAGCGGTTCGTGTTTCTGCTGGGGGCCGAGCGCGTCGTGCCGGCGGCCGGGCGATGCCATCTCTATTCGCTCTGGGACGAATCGCAACGCGTGGGCCGCGAGCTGACCCGCGATTTTTACCAGCGTTACGCCGACATGCGGCAGAGCGCCTTCCAGGAACTTGCCCGTGACAATCCCGACGCCCCGCGGGGCGACGTGTTGGCCGCCACGCAAAAGCTATTAGACCGCGTACTGTTCTGCGCCTTCTGCGAAGACCGCGGCCTGCTGCCGACCGAAACCATCCGCAAGGCCTACGAGCACCGCGACCCCTACCATCCGCGCCCCATCTGGGACAATTTTCGCGGCCTGTTCGACTCGATCAACGGCGGCAACGCGGCGCTGGGCATCCACGCCTACAACGGCGGGCTGTTCGCTCCCGACCCGCTGCTCGACCGTCTGCGCGTGTCCGACGCCGTGTGCGGCTCCTTTCGCGACTTGGGCGCCTACGACTATCGTCCCGCCTCGCAGGCCGCGCAGTCGGCCGCCGGCAGCAGCTTGATCGACGTCGAGATTCTCGGGCACATTTTCGAGCAGTCGATTTCCGACCTGGAAAAGCTCAGGAGTCAGTTGTCTGTTGTCAGTGGTCCGTCGCAGGAGGATGGGCTTCCCAGCCCGTCACTTCCCACGATGACGGCCAAAACGCCCCAAACCGCGCGCACCCGTCGCAAAAAAGAGGGCGCCTTCTACACGCCGGCCTTTATCACGCGGTACATCATCGAGCAGGCGTTGGGCGGCGTGCTGAAAGACCGTTTCGCGCGGCTGCGGCGCGAGCACGAAGAAGCGGCGGCGAAGAAGGGTCCTGCCCGAACGGCGCTGGCCGATCCGAACGTCTACAAGCTCGACGACCTGAAGCCGGCGGCCCGCGCGGCGTTGGTCAAATTCTGGGAATCGTGGCAGGACGAGCTCGGTTCGGTCCGCCTTTTGGACCCGGCCTGTGGCAGCGGCGCGTTCTTGATCGAAGCGTTCGACCAACTGCATGCCGCCTATCAGGCCTCGAACGACCGGCTGCAAGAGCTTCGTGGGCACCGCACGCTGTTCGACCTCGACAAGCGCATCCTGGAAAACAATTTGTATGGCGTCGACCTGAACGAAGAGGCGATCGAGATTTGCCGCCTGAGTCTTTGGATCAAGACGGCCGAGCGGGGCAAGGTGCTGACGAGTCTCGACCACACGATCCGCGTGGGCAACAGCGTCGTCAGCGACCCGGCCGTATACCTGCGCGCCTTCGACTGGCACGGCGAGTTCCCCGAAATCTTTGGAGACCGAAACGGCGAAGGCGGCTTCGACGTGGTGGTGGGCAATCCGCCCTACGTGCGTCAGGAGTTGTTGAGCGACATCAAGCCGTATCTGGAGCGCGCGTATCGCTCGTATCACGGCATGGCCGATCTGTACGTCTACTTCTACGAGCGCGGCCTGCGCCTGCTGCGGCCGGGCGGGCTGCTCTCGATGATCGTAACGAACAAATGGATGAAATCCGGCTACGGCGAGCCGCTCCGCCGCTTTTTTGCCGACAGCGCCTGGATTGAATCGGTCGTCGACTTCGGGCACGCCAAGCAGATCTTTGAGGACGCCGACGTCTTCCCCTCAATCATCGTCGCGCGTAAACCGACCGCCGCGCTGAAGCCCAAGACCGCGCGGCTCTGTACCATCCCGCGCGAGCAACTCCGCGTCGACGACCTGAGTCGGCAGATTGAGCATGAAGGCGTCGCGCTGCCACTGGAGCAGCTCGGTGCCGAAACGTGGCAGCTTGAGCCTCAAGGCGTTGGCCATCTCTTGGCTAAGCTCGTCGAGCGTGGGCGGCGCCTGGCGGACTTTGCGGCGGTCGAACCGCTATCGGGCATCAAGACTGGGCTCAACGAAGCATATCTCATTGATACTCAGACAAAAGAAGCGATCGTCGCGTCGCACGCCGGCAGTGCGGCTTTGCTAAAACCTTACCTCCGCGGCCAAGATTTCAGCCGCTGGAGCGCCGACTGGGCCGGCTGGTGGATGCTTGTGCTGCGGTCCAGCGAAAATTTCAAATGGCCGTGGGCAGACCAGGGCGATAGCGCGGAAGCCGTCTTCGCGAAAACGTATCCGGCGATACACGCACATCTATCGCAGTTCCGCGGCGCGCTGTTAAATCGCCAGGATCACGGGCGGTATTGGTGGGAGCTGCGGTCATGCGCCTATTGGGCGTCCTTCGACGAGGCGAAGATCATGTACCCAGAAATCACCTGGCGAGCCGCATGGATAATCGACTCGTCGGGCACACTTTGCAACAACACGGCCTACTTCTTGCCATCCAATGATTCGTGGATTCTCGCGGTGGCCAACGCGCCGATAACGTGGTGGTATGCCTGGCGCACGGCGATGCACGGGAAGGACGAAGCATTGCGGTACATCAAGGATTTTGTTCGCGATTTGCCGGTCCCGCAGCCCGACCACACGCAGCGCGCCGAAGCCAATCGCACGGTTGGCCAGCTCATCCAACTGACGCGCGACGAGCACGGCACGCTGCGATCGCTCCTCGACTGGCTCCGCGTCGAGCACGAAATCGAGAAGCCGAGCCAAAAGCTGCAATCGCCCTTCGACCTCGACTCCGACGCCTTTGTGGGCGAGGTGCAGAAGGCCCGCGGGCGGAAGAACCCCTTGAGTGCGGCGGGGTTGCGGGGTCTTCGCGATGAATACGAGCGGACGATCGAGCCGGCCCGGCGTCTGGCGGTCGAAGCCTTATCGCTGGAACATCGCCTCAGCGACCTCGTGAACGCCGCCTACGGTCTCACCCCCGACGAAGTCGCCCTCATGTGGGCCACCGCGCCGCCAAGGATGCCGTTTCTTTCCCCGGCTCAGCCTCTGCCCGATTGA
- a CDS encoding DUF1805 domain-containing protein, with amino-acid sequence MSASLPHAVQRTLQTPHGPAIGASYRWPGGQYCAIHTVRGIVGCGLFDVAVASEFGMAVAIAKGTPARPLCEPEDLYQARIVAVSEPARDLGIEPGMTGSQALEKFLTPPSVAG; translated from the coding sequence ATGTCCGCGTCGCTGCCGCATGCCGTCCAACGAACGTTGCAAACGCCTCATGGTCCGGCCATCGGCGCCAGTTATCGCTGGCCGGGCGGACAATACTGCGCCATCCACACCGTGCGCGGCATCGTCGGCTGCGGCTTGTTCGACGTTGCCGTCGCCTCCGAGTTCGGCATGGCCGTGGCGATTGCCAAGGGCACGCCGGCCCGGCCGCTTTGCGAGCCGGAAGACCTCTATCAGGCCAGGATTGTGGCCGTCAGCGAGCCGGCGCGCGACCTGGGCATCGAGCCCGGCATGACCGGCAGCCAGGCGCTGGAAAAATTCTTGACGCCGCCTTCGGTCGCTGGCTGA
- the tgt gene encoding tRNA guanosine(34) transglycosylase Tgt, producing the protein MTEPGAFAFRLLHQDAGCRARRSTFHTPHGAVEMPAFMPVGTQGTVKGLAIDQLRSTGAQMVLANTYHLALRPGEEVVAELGGLHAFMGFSGPILTDSGGFQIFSLAVMARIDEQGATFRSHIDGSLVALSPERAVSLQEALGSDVAMVLDHVVALPGGPPAVREAAERTVRWAERSRDAHRRGDQAQFGIIQGGLDEPLRVWCAEQLAALDFTGYAVGGLSVGETPEEMYRVLDFTVPAMPDNKPRYLMGVGRPQDLLEAIERGIDLFDCVMPTRNGRNAVAFTDFGPIRLRNKQFERDPRPLDADCPCAACRHSRGYLRHLFMAREMLGPVLLSIHNLTYYQRLLAAARQAIAADRFVEYRRGKEQVWRSGTP; encoded by the coding sequence GTGACTGAACCCGGAGCGTTCGCATTTCGCCTGCTGCATCAGGACGCCGGCTGCCGCGCGCGGCGCAGCACGTTTCACACGCCGCACGGCGCCGTCGAAATGCCGGCCTTTATGCCGGTCGGCACGCAAGGCACCGTCAAGGGGCTGGCCATCGACCAGCTCCGCTCCACCGGCGCGCAGATGGTGTTGGCCAACACCTATCATCTGGCGCTGCGGCCCGGCGAAGAGGTCGTGGCCGAGTTGGGCGGGCTGCACGCCTTCATGGGCTTCAGCGGCCCGATCTTGACCGACAGCGGCGGCTTTCAGATTTTCAGCCTGGCGGTGATGGCCCGCATCGACGAGCAAGGCGCCACCTTTCGCTCGCACATCGACGGCAGCCTGGTGGCGCTGTCGCCCGAACGGGCGGTGTCCCTTCAGGAGGCGCTTGGTTCCGACGTGGCGATGGTGCTCGATCACGTGGTGGCCTTGCCCGGCGGACCGCCTGCCGTGCGCGAGGCCGCCGAGCGCACCGTGCGGTGGGCGGAGCGCTCGCGCGACGCCCATCGCCGCGGCGACCAGGCCCAATTCGGCATCATCCAAGGCGGTCTCGACGAGCCGCTGCGCGTGTGGTGCGCCGAGCAGCTTGCGGCGCTCGACTTCACGGGCTACGCCGTCGGCGGGCTGAGCGTGGGCGAGACGCCGGAAGAGATGTATCGTGTGCTCGATTTCACCGTGCCGGCGATGCCCGACAACAAGCCTCGCTATTTGATGGGCGTCGGGCGGCCGCAAGACCTGCTGGAAGCGATCGAGCGGGGCATCGATCTGTTCGACTGCGTGATGCCGACGCGCAACGGCCGCAACGCGGTGGCCTTTACCGACTTTGGGCCAATCCGCCTGCGGAACAAGCAATTCGAGCGCGACCCGCGGCCGCTGGACGCCGACTGTCCTTGTGCCGCTTGCCGGCACAGCCGCGGTTATTTGCGGCATCTGTTCATGGCCCGCGAGATGCTTGGCCCGGTGCTCCTTTCGATCCACAACCTGACCTATTATCAGCGGCTGTTGGCCGCGGCCCGACAGGCGATCGCGGCTGACCGTTTCGTGGAATACCGCCGCGGAAAAGAGCAAGTCTGGCGGAGCGGCACGCCATGA
- a CDS encoding DNA-directed RNA polymerase subunit alpha C-terminal domain-containing protein, with amino-acid sequence MPQGLEVDLKQMLLSDGQLDAAAVRRMIEALSADATNYRPLREAVQELEKAAEGASAKLRLGVGYYLLGRFRLAGQTLAAVQGGVAKYYLGKSHFALEDYRAAIQDYEAAAKAGYDGDASTLGRAEAVRYTGDARAALKVLDSLSGAVEQTADYLYQRGATVAAIGGNPSEVVALLERAVETDPKHAGALFALAVENDRRGNDETALDLYQRSTSRFPAHLGALLNLAILYEDRQQYEKARQCYLRILDAYPNHPRARLFFKDAQASGEMFFDEDAQRRRDRLGQVLTMPVTDFELSVRSRNCLQKMGLLTLGDLARATEQELLSSKNFGETSLVEIKEMMASKGLSLGQFAGEKRVPEVTYEPEVMSPDEQALLSKPIADLNLSVRARKCMIRLGISTIGELVRRTQDELLECKNFGVTSLNEVRDKLTVHGLKLRGD; translated from the coding sequence ATGCCACAAGGTTTGGAAGTAGACCTCAAGCAAATGTTGCTGTCCGACGGCCAGCTCGATGCCGCCGCCGTTCGACGGATGATCGAGGCCCTGAGCGCCGACGCCACGAACTACCGGCCGCTGCGCGAGGCGGTGCAAGAATTGGAGAAGGCGGCGGAAGGTGCCTCGGCCAAATTGCGGCTGGGCGTGGGCTACTACTTGTTGGGCCGCTTCCGCCTGGCCGGGCAAACGCTCGCCGCGGTCCAAGGCGGCGTCGCCAAGTATTATCTCGGCAAATCGCACTTCGCCCTGGAAGACTACCGCGCCGCGATTCAAGACTATGAGGCCGCCGCCAAAGCCGGCTACGACGGCGATGCCAGCACCTTGGGGCGGGCCGAAGCCGTCCGCTACACGGGCGACGCACGCGCCGCCTTGAAGGTGCTCGACAGCCTCTCCGGCGCGGTCGAGCAGACCGCCGACTATCTCTATCAACGCGGCGCCACCGTGGCCGCCATCGGCGGAAACCCCAGTGAAGTCGTGGCCTTGCTGGAACGCGCCGTCGAGACCGATCCCAAGCACGCCGGCGCCCTGTTTGCCCTGGCCGTCGAAAACGACCGCCGCGGAAACGATGAGACCGCGCTCGATCTCTATCAACGGTCGACCTCGCGGTTTCCCGCCCATCTTGGCGCCCTGTTGAACCTGGCCATCCTCTACGAAGACCGCCAGCAATACGAGAAGGCGCGCCAATGCTACCTGCGCATCCTCGACGCCTATCCCAATCACCCTCGCGCCCGGCTGTTCTTCAAAGACGCCCAGGCGTCGGGCGAAATGTTCTTCGATGAAGACGCCCAACGCCGCCGCGACCGGCTGGGCCAGGTGCTCACGATGCCCGTGACCGATTTCGAACTCTCGGTCCGCAGCCGCAATTGTCTGCAAAAGATGGGGCTGTTGACGTTGGGCGACCTGGCCCGCGCCACCGAGCAAGAACTGCTGTCGAGCAAGAACTTCGGCGAGACCTCGCTGGTGGAAATCAAGGAGATGATGGCCTCCAAGGGCCTCAGCTTGGGCCAGTTCGCCGGCGAAAAGCGCGTGCCCGAAGTCACCTACGAGCCCGAAGTGATGTCGCCCGACGAACAGGCCCTGCTCAGCAAGCCGATCGCCGATCTGAACCTTTCCGTGCGTGCCCGAAAGTGTATGATCCGGCTGGGCATCAGCACCATCGGCGAGCTCGTGCGGCGGACGCAAGACGAGTTGTTGGAGTGCAAGAACTTCGGCGTCACCAGCTTGAACGAAGTCCGCGACAAGCTGACCGTACACGGGTTGAAGCTGCGCGGTGACTGA
- a CDS encoding HEPN domain-containing protein encodes MRERQVVLFEAFECGGRWWLPDAPETVVGGSLKYSRDELSVRLDGTLGSVSVEQMGVLASDFRRFDRLHGVLDDGQKCTLFRAFVTAFTGSWMVCSGIYLVVGYHLEGLDQLRFDGVSASPSKLDEFLDRNVFAVQATDAVDQATLTYTKPERQVFAISSISARFEIDSTFRLKGDRNMAEAIAGSHFNIIPDSPQPLEWFQKTLWRLCDLLTLLTDEPCHACWIRVTPNGDPCDGPLLYTSSGPHRERDALRSSVLLFYFSQLADRLGPILEKWFSASDVLLSAIYLFRDAHRSADPSNRGRFLILSQALEAFSRATMPGAYMADGDYERVKNALVAAIPSEVGEDHRASLKNRIKYGNEHSLRKRLSGLLGSMGPQMVACVCASASDFTSGIVDTRHYFTHLTDELRPKALSGIPLAWACDKLQMLLRLLLLRWVGVDEQLIVARVTHHPRLAQYIYLGNRQRECIKTPTQNTN; translated from the coding sequence ATGCGAGAGCGCCAAGTCGTGCTTTTCGAGGCCTTTGAGTGCGGTGGCCGCTGGTGGCTGCCTGACGCTCCCGAAACGGTCGTCGGAGGCTCCTTGAAATACAGCCGGGATGAGCTTAGTGTCCGCCTGGACGGCACGCTGGGTTCCGTGTCGGTCGAACAAATGGGTGTGCTTGCTTCCGATTTTCGCAGGTTTGATCGGTTGCATGGTGTGTTGGATGACGGGCAGAAATGCACGTTGTTTCGTGCGTTCGTGACGGCATTCACGGGATCCTGGATGGTTTGCAGCGGCATCTATCTCGTCGTCGGCTACCACCTCGAAGGTCTTGACCAATTGCGATTCGACGGTGTATCCGCGTCGCCTTCGAAGCTAGACGAGTTTTTGGACCGCAACGTTTTCGCAGTGCAGGCAACCGATGCTGTAGACCAGGCAACGCTCACCTATACGAAGCCGGAAAGGCAGGTCTTCGCAATCTCGTCAATTTCGGCGCGGTTCGAGATCGATTCGACATTTAGGCTGAAAGGAGACCGCAATATGGCGGAGGCAATTGCCGGCAGCCACTTCAATATTATTCCAGATTCGCCGCAACCGTTGGAGTGGTTCCAGAAGACGTTGTGGCGGCTTTGCGACCTGCTGACCCTGCTGACAGACGAGCCCTGCCACGCATGTTGGATTCGCGTAACGCCAAACGGCGACCCGTGTGATGGGCCGCTGCTTTACACGTCGAGCGGACCGCATAGAGAGCGCGACGCCCTGCGGTCCTCCGTGCTGTTATTCTATTTCTCGCAATTGGCGGACCGCCTCGGACCGATTCTGGAAAAGTGGTTCTCGGCAAGTGATGTATTGTTGAGCGCGATTTACCTGTTTCGGGACGCTCATCGAAGTGCAGACCCCTCAAATCGTGGCCGGTTCCTGATATTGTCGCAGGCATTGGAGGCATTCAGTCGCGCCACAATGCCCGGAGCATACATGGCGGACGGGGACTACGAACGCGTGAAGAACGCCTTGGTGGCTGCGATCCCCAGCGAGGTCGGCGAGGACCATCGCGCGAGCCTGAAAAACAGGATCAAGTATGGAAACGAACACTCGCTTCGCAAGCGCTTATCAGGATTGCTCGGTTCAATGGGCCCACAGATGGTGGCGTGCGTTTGCGCGTCAGCCAGCGATTTCACTTCAGGAATCGTTGACACGAGGCATTACTTTACGCACCTGACCGATGAGCTTCGCCCCAAAGCTTTGAGCGGAATTCCTTTAGCTTGGGCGTGCGACAAGTTGCAGATGCTTTTGCGGCTATTGCTCTTGCGGTGGGTTGGGGTCGATGAGCAACTGATTGTCGCGCGCGTCACTCATCATCCGCGGCTTGCACAGTACATCTATCTTGGGAATAGGCAGCGAGAATGCATCAAAACGCCGACGCAAAATACGAATTAG
- a CDS encoding response regulator, translating into MRTDRLRVAIADDDQEIRRTLTKILKALGHDVVFAGSTGRELVDYCLEQRPDMVLTDIDMPDMDGLDAAMVIHERSPAPVILLTGFCNPELIDRAEQNHVLGYLIKPTSQAQLEAAIGLALRRHEEYQSLRQEAADLRQALADRKMIERAKGLLMKHLSVDEPEAFRRLQKFASNKNKKLVEIAETIVMASEALDGKTPFNR; encoded by the coding sequence ATGAGAACGGATCGCCTGCGCGTGGCCATCGCGGACGACGACCAGGAAATCCGCCGAACTTTGACCAAGATATTGAAGGCGCTGGGCCACGACGTGGTCTTCGCCGGTTCGACGGGCAGAGAGTTGGTCGACTATTGCCTGGAGCAACGGCCCGACATGGTTCTCACCGACATCGATATGCCCGACATGGATGGCCTGGACGCGGCGATGGTGATTCATGAACGTTCGCCGGCGCCGGTGATTCTGCTGACCGGCTTCTGCAACCCGGAGTTGATCGACCGGGCGGAGCAGAACCACGTGTTGGGCTATTTGATCAAGCCGACCTCGCAGGCGCAGCTCGAAGCGGCGATCGGCCTGGCCCTGCGGCGTCACGAAGAGTATCAATCGCTGAGGCAAGAGGCGGCCGACCTGCGGCAGGCGTTGGCCGACCGCAAGATGATCGAACGGGCCAAGGGGCTGCTGATGAAGCACCTGAGCGTGGACGAGCCGGAAGCCTTTCGCCGCTTGCAAAAATTCGCCAGCAACAAAAACAAGAAGCTGGTGGAGATCGCCGAGACGATCGTCATGGCCTCGGAAGCGTTGGACGGGAAGACGCCTTTTAATCGCTAA
- a CDS encoding Gfo/Idh/MocA family oxidoreductase, with protein sequence MARGTNRRRFLQSVSLAGAGFWVAGSEARVFSDSPNGKLRIACVGVGGKGASDTDQAGNYGDIVALCDIDDKRLAAKAEKFPKAKTYNDYRKLLDEMHAQIDAVVVSTPDHTHAPAAVRAMRLGKHVYCQKPLTHTVAEARLMRDTARQYKVATQMGNQGTADKGFRQGVEIVRSGAIGPVREVHVWTNRPFKYWKQSPDIVARPTEMPPVPEYVHWDLFLGTAPARPYHPVYHPHNWRGWWDFGTGSLGDMACHTTNLPFMALRLGYPTRVSAISGEINQETYPAWATITYEFPARGDLPPVKLTWYEGARNGERNLPPAELLFGETPSSSGALLIGERGAMFSPNDYGAQQKLLPAKQFEGYRPPEPTLARMDGNPDDNQKGEWARAILGGPPPMSNFDYAAVLTETMLLGNAAVRLGKALDYDAEKVQVTNVPEAAGLINPPYRKGWEI encoded by the coding sequence ATGGCTCGTGGAACCAATCGGCGTCGATTTCTTCAAAGCGTGTCGCTGGCGGGAGCCGGCTTTTGGGTGGCCGGAAGTGAAGCCCGCGTGTTTTCCGACTCGCCCAACGGCAAGCTCCGCATCGCCTGCGTCGGCGTGGGCGGCAAGGGAGCCAGCGACACCGATCAGGCCGGCAACTACGGCGATATCGTGGCGCTGTGCGATATCGACGACAAGCGGTTGGCCGCCAAGGCCGAGAAGTTTCCCAAGGCCAAGACCTACAACGACTATCGCAAGCTGCTCGACGAAATGCACGCCCAGATCGACGCCGTGGTCGTGAGCACGCCCGACCACACGCACGCGCCGGCGGCCGTCCGGGCAATGCGGCTGGGCAAGCACGTCTATTGCCAGAAGCCGCTCACGCACACGGTGGCCGAGGCCCGCTTGATGCGCGACACTGCCCGGCAATATAAGGTGGCCACGCAGATGGGCAACCAGGGGACGGCCGACAAGGGCTTCCGCCAGGGCGTGGAGATTGTCCGCTCCGGCGCCATCGGCCCGGTGCGCGAAGTCCACGTCTGGACGAACCGGCCCTTCAAGTATTGGAAACAATCGCCCGACATCGTCGCCCGACCCACCGAAATGCCGCCCGTGCCCGAGTACGTCCACTGGGATTTGTTTCTCGGCACCGCGCCCGCCCGGCCGTATCACCCGGTCTATCATCCACACAACTGGCGCGGCTGGTGGGATTTTGGCACCGGTTCGCTGGGCGACATGGCTTGCCACACGACGAACCTGCCGTTCATGGCTCTGCGGCTCGGCTATCCGACGCGTGTTTCGGCGATCAGCGGCGAGATCAATCAAGAAACGTATCCGGCCTGGGCGACGATCACCTACGAGTTTCCCGCCCGCGGCGACCTGCCGCCGGTGAAGCTCACGTGGTACGAGGGCGCCCGCAACGGCGAGCGGAACCTGCCGCCTGCCGAGTTGCTGTTCGGCGAAACGCCGTCGTCGAGCGGGGCGCTGCTGATCGGCGAGCGCGGCGCCATGTTCTCGCCCAACGACTACGGCGCCCAGCAGAAGCTGCTGCCGGCGAAGCAGTTCGAGGGCTACCGCCCGCCCGAGCCGACACTGGCCCGCATGGACGGCAATCCCGACGACAATCAAAAGGGCGAGTGGGCGCGGGCCATTCTGGGCGGCCCGCCGCCCATGAGCAATTTCGATTACGCCGCCGTGTTGACCGAAACGATGCTCTTGGGCAATGCGGCCGTCCGCCTGGGCAAGGCGCTGGACTACGACGCCGAGAAGGTGCAAGTGACGAACGTGCCTGAGGCCGCCGGGCTGATCAACCCGCCGTATCGCAAGGGTTGGGAAATCTGA
- a CDS encoding type II toxin-antitoxin system RelE/ParE family toxin produces the protein MRFTVIWTMAAEQDLAAIWLDAVDRDGVSSVANTIDQLLKQNPLAIGEVRFDTVRSLAVAPLGVDFEVLEQDRLVYVLSVWEA, from the coding sequence ATGAGATTCACCGTCATTTGGACCATGGCGGCGGAACAAGATCTGGCTGCAATTTGGCTTGACGCCGTCGACCGCGATGGAGTTTCATCCGTGGCGAACACCATCGATCAGCTCTTGAAGCAGAATCCGCTTGCTATCGGCGAGGTTCGTTTCGACACCGTCCGAAGTCTCGCCGTCGCGCCGCTTGGCGTGGATTTTGAGGTGCTTGAACAGGATCGCCTGGTGTACGTCTTAAGCGTCTGGGAGGCATGA